One part of the Vicia villosa cultivar HV-30 ecotype Madison, WI linkage group LG6, Vvil1.0, whole genome shotgun sequence genome encodes these proteins:
- the LOC131612370 gene encoding protein NRT1/ PTR FAMILY 3.1-like — translation MEMEKGNKSSMEMVEKEVEIAHNKKRGGIRTLPFIFGNEVCDRFAAAGFHSNLISYLTQELNMPLVSASNTLTNFGGMSSFTPLIGALLADSFLGRFWTITIGCLIYELGLISITISTILPYFRPEPCPTQVNCQEPTSSQLSTLYVSLLLTSLGSGGIRPCVVPFSADQFDMTKSGVASRNWSLFNWYFFFMELASLSALTIVVYVQDNMGWGWGLGIPTIAMLISIVSFVLGSPLYKTVKPNGSPLVRLAQVIVAAVKKRNEKLPNDLKLLYQNKELDAGISLEGSLLHSDQYKWLDKAAIVIEKDAKDSNVLSPNLWNLVTVHRVEELKSIIRMLPIWASGILLIASSSHMHSFMIQQARSMDRHLSPSFQISPAHMSIFSVLTMMTGVILYDRLFVPFARRFTKNPVGITCLQRMGVGFVINIIATIVSAIVEIKRKNVAAEYNLLDDPKAIIPISVFWLVPQYCLHGVAGVFIFVGHLEFLFDQSPESMRSSATALYCITTAIGNYMGTLLVSLVHKYTDKERNWLPDRNLNRGRLDYYYFFVSGIQVINLVYYIICTWFYTYKSLDEVCERNKEEDLDEGDANISVENLKDG, via the exons ATGGAGATGGAGAAGGGGAATAAGAGTAGTATGGAAATGGTAGAAAAAGAAGTGGAGATAGCACATAACAAGAAAAGAGGAGGGATCAGAACGTTACCTTTCATTTTTG GAAATGAAGTGTGTGATAGATTTGCAGCTGCTGGTTTTCACAGTAATTTGATAAGTTACCTAACCCAAGAGTTGAACATGCCATTGGTATCAGCTTCAAACACACTCACAAATTTTGGTGGAATGTCTAGCTTCACTCCTCTCATTGGTGCTCTATTAGCAGACTCCTTCCTTGGAAGGTTTTGGACTATTACAATCGGATGTCTCATTTACGAACTCGGATTGATTAGTATTACTATATCGACTATTCTCCCATATTTTCGCCCCGAGCCTTGTCCAACGCAAGTGAACTGCCAAGAACCTACATCTTCACAACTATCAACACTTTATGTCTCTCTCCTTCTCACATCTCTTGGATCAGGTGGCATTAGACCTTGTGTTGTTCCTTTTTCAGCAGATCAATTCGACATGACAAAAAGTGGTGTGGCATCTAGGAACTGGAGCCTGTTTAACTGGTACTTTTTCTTCATGGAGTTAGCTTCTCTTAGTGCTTTGACAATTGTGGTTTATGTTCAAGACAATATGGGTTGGGGTTGGGGCCTTGGCATTCCAACTATTGCTATGTTGATATCAATAGTTTCATTTGTGTTGGGATCACCATTGTATAAGACTGTGAAACCAAACGGAAGTCCTTTGGTTCGTCTGGCGCAAGTAATTGTAGCTGCTGTCAAAAAGAGGAATGAGAAATTACCTAATGACCTCAAACTTCTATATCAGAATAAGGAACTTGATGCTGGAATTTCTTTAGAAGGAAGCCTTTTACACTCTGATCAATATAA GTGGTTGGACAAGGCTGCAATTGTCATAGAGAAAGATGCAAAAGATTCAAATGTATTATCACCAAACCTTTGGAATCTAGTCACTGTCCATAGAGTTGAGGAGTTAAAATCCATCATTAGAATGCTTCCAATTTGGGCTTCCGGAATTTTGCTCATAGCTTCTTCATCACATATGCATAGTTTTATGATTCAACAAGCGCGTTCAATGGACCGTCATCTCTCTCCCTCATTCCAAATCTCACCAGCCCATATGTCAATTTTCAGTGTGCTAACCATGATGACAGGAGTTATTCTATACGACCGTCTTTTCGTCCCGTTTGCTCGTAGATTCACAAAGAATCCAGTTGGAATCACATGTTTGCAAAGAATGGGAGTAGGCTTTGTGATCAACATTATAGCGACTATAGTTTCAGCAATAgtggaaataaaaagaaaaaatgttgCTGCAGAATACAACTTATTGGATGATCCAAAAGCGATAATTCCAATAAGTGTGTTTTGGTTGGTACCTCAGTATTGTTTACATGGAGTGGCTGGAGTTTTCATATTTGTtggacatttggagtttctgttTGATCAATCGCCTGAGAGTATGAGAAGTAGTGCAACTGCTTTGTACTGCATAACTACAGCTATTGGTAACTATATGGGCACATTGTTGGTATCATTGGTTCATAAGTATACTGATAAAGAGAGGAATTGGCTTCCTGACAGAAACCTTAATAGAGGTAGATTGGActactattatttttttgttagtgGGATTCAAGTTATAAATCTCGTTTATTACATAATATGTACTTGGTTTTACACTTACAAGTCCttagatgaagtttgtgaaaGGAACAAGGAAGAAGATCTAGATGAAGGTGATGCAAATATATCAGTTGAGAATTTAAAAGATGGTTAA
- the LOC131609989 gene encoding protein NRT1/ PTR FAMILY 3.1-like, giving the protein MEIEKGIKGDMEMEMVEKAESKKMNHHRRGGIRTLPFIFANEACDRFASAGFHSNLISYLTQELNMPLVAASNTLTNFGGTSSFTPLLGALLADSFIGRFWTITIGCLIYELGLISITISTTLHYFRPPPCPTQLNCQEASSLQLSPLYISLLLTSLGSGGIRPCVVPFSADQVDMTKDGVASRKWNLFNWYFIIMGFASLSALTVVVYIQDNMGWSLGLGIPTIAMLISIVLFVLGSPFYKNVKPEGSPLVRLAQVVVAAVKKRNEILPDDPQLLYQNRELDAAISLEGDLLHSNQYKWLDKAAIVTEVDAKDSNAPPNLWNLVTVHRVEELKSIVRMLPIWASGILLITSSSHLGSFVIQQARSMDRHLTPSFQIAPANMSIFSVLTMMTGIILYERLFVPFARRFTKNPAGITCLQRMGVGFVINIIATIVSALVEIKRKNVAAEYNLLDSPKAIIPISVFWLVPQYCLHGVAEVFMSVGHLEFLFDQSPESMRSSATALYCITTAIGNYMGTLLVSLVHKYTGKESNWLPDRNLNRGRLDYYYFLITGIQVINLIYYLICAWFYNYKPLGEVCDREKEEYLEEESTSISVDSLKGGKDEDKRGFTKDE; this is encoded by the exons CAAATGAAGCATGTGATAGATTTGCAAGTGCTGGATTTCACAGTAACTTAATAAGTTACCTAACCCAAGAACTGAACATGCCATTGGTAGCAGCTTCAAACACACTCACAAATTTCGGTGGAACATCTAGCTTCACACCTCTCCTTGGTGCTCTACTAGCAGATTCCTTCATTGGACGCTTCTGGACCATTACCATTGGATGCCTCATTTACGAACTCGGTTTGATTAGCATCACTATATCAACCACACTACATTATTTTCGTCCTCCACCATGTCCAACACAACTGAATTGCCAAGAAGCATCATCCTTACAACTATCACCACTTTATATCTCTCTCCTTCTCACATCTCTTGGATCAGGTGGCATTAGGCCTTGTGTTGTTCCCTTTTCGGCGGATCAAGTTGACATGACGAAAGATGGCGTTGCGTCTAGGAAGTGGAATCTGTTCAACTGGTATTTTATTATCATGGGTTTTGCTTCTCTAAGTGCTTTGACAGTTGTGGTTTATATTCAAGATAATATGGGTTGGAGTTTGGGACTTGGCATTCCAACTATTGCGATGCTGATATCGATAGTTTTGTTCGTGTTGGGTTCGCCGTTTTATAAGAATGTGAAACCAGAAGGAAGTCCTTTAGTCCGTCTAGCGCAAGTGGTTGTCGCTGCTGTCAAGAAAAGGAACGAGATATTGCCAGATGATCCTCAGCTTTTATATCAAAATAGAGAACTTGATGCTGCTATTTCTTTAGAAGGAGATCTTTTACACTCAAATCAATATAA GTGGTTGGACAAGGCTGCAATTGTCACAGAAGTTGATGCAAAAGATTCAAATGCACCTCCAAACCTTTGGAATCTAGTGACTGTCCATAGAGTTGAGGAACTAAAATCCATCGTTAGAATGCTTCCCATTTGGGCTTCAGGAATTCTACTCATAACCTCCTCATCACATTTAGGCAGTTTCGTAATTCAACAAGCTCGTTCGATGGACCGCCACCTCACTCCCTCGTTCCAAATTGCACCAGCCAACATGTCGATTTTCAGTGTCTTAACAATGATGACAGGAATCATTCTATACGAGCGCCTTTTCGTCCCGTTTGCTCGAAGATTCACAAAGAATCCGGCCGGAATAACGTGTTTACAAAGAATGGGAGTAGGCTTTGTGATCAACATTATAGCCACTATAGTTTCAGCACTAgtggaaataaaaagaaaaaatgttgCAGCAGAATACAACTTATTGGATAGTCCAAAAGCGATTATTCCAATAAGTGTGTTTTGGTTGGTACCTCAGTATTGTTTACATGGAGTGGCTGAAGTTTTCATGTCTGTtggacatttggagtttctgttTGATCAATCACCTGAGAGTATGAGAAGTAGTGCCACTGCTTTGTACTGCATAACTACTGCTATTGGTAACTACATGGGCACATTGTTGGTATCATTGGTTCATAAGTATACTGGTAAAGAGAGTAATTGGCTTCCTGATAGAAACCTTAATAGAGGAAGAttggattattattattttcttattacTGGGATTCAAGTTATAAATCTCATTTATTACTTAATATGTGCTTGGTTTTACAATTATAAGCCCTTGGGGGAAGTTTGTGACAGAGAGAAGGAAGAATATTTGGAGGAAGAGAGTACAAGTATATCAGTTGACAGTTTAAAAGGTGGTAAGGATGAGGATAAAAGAGGGTTTACAAAAGATGAATGA